The Arachis ipaensis cultivar K30076 chromosome B07, Araip1.1, whole genome shotgun sequence genome includes a window with the following:
- the LOC107607192 gene encoding uncharacterized protein LOC107607192 — MEPPSTSTTQPSSSSALPSQPLSNPKGGTNTITLRSGTKLQERSLQEPTPRKVTQDDDVVEVEEVEEEDEVQEVVEEEVDQPRDGVPKDGHVLEEATPISFPTLARKTKKQVELDPKMVEIFKKDEVTILLFDAICQVPKYAKFLKDLCMNKEKIHDLETISLGSSISALMGVILEKCGDPGACVSIMPLSVYDTLKLPPLKRSVAQFVLVDKSIISVVDIVEDVLVGIKGLVFPIDFHILEMPPSDSGRTSSILLGRLFLKTSRFKLEAFSGTYSFEIDGRTVSFNLDEAMRHPPEDHSIFRCDMIDNVVAEVHHDSLNEKNMIQGPSVGSPMNVKKTTYHLRCCRMIKCQVMNKVQI; from the exons ATGGAACCACCTTCTACCTCCACTACTCAACCTTCAAGTTCTAGTGCACTACCCTCTCAACCTTTatccaaccccaagggtggcaccaacaccatcaccttgaggtccggCACTaaattgcaagagaggagtctCCAGGAGCCAACCCCAAGAAAAGTTACTCaagatgatgatgttgttgaggtagaagaaGTCGAAGAGGAGGATGAGGTGCAAGAGgtagttgaagaagaagttgaTCAACCAAGGGATGGAGTTCCTAAGGATGGACATGTCTTGGAAGAAGCTACTCCAATTTCATTTCCTACGTTGGCAAGGAAGACCAAAAAGCAAGTGGAgctagatcccaagatggtggaAATATTTAAAAAGGATGAGGTGACTATTctcctttttgatgctatttgcCAAGTCCCtaaatatgctaagtttctaaaagatctgTGTATGAACAAGGAAAAGattcatgatttagaaactatttcaTTGGGAAGCTCAATTTCTGCTTTGATGGGTGTTATACTGGAGAAATGTGGTGATCCCG gtgctTGTGTTAGCATTATGCCTTTATCTGTTTATGATACATTGAAGCTTCCACCGTTGAAACGGTCGGTGGCCCAGTTTGTTTTGGTGGATAAAAGTATAATTTCTGTGGTTGACATTGTGGAAGATGTTTTAGTGGGTATAAAGGGATTGGTCTTTCCAATTGATTTCCATATTCTTGAGATGCCCCCTAGTGACTCTGGAAGAACATCATCTATCTTGCTTGGGAGGCTGTTTTTGAAGACCTCCCGGTTTAAATTGGAAGCTTTTTCGGGTACCTACTCTTTTGAGATCGATGGAAGAACGGTGAGCTTTAAtcttgatgaagccatgagacATCCACCGGAGGACCATTCTATCTTTCGATGTGATATGATTGATAATGTTGTGGCCGAAGTCCACCATGATAGTCTTAATGAGAAGAATATGAttcaaggtccaagtgtggggagccCCATGAATGTGAAGAAGACAACTTACCACCTCCGGTGTTGCCGGATGATCAAGTGCCAAGTCATGAACAAAGTGCAGATTTGA